The Pseudomonas sp. FP198 genomic interval CGCCAGCAGCGTCAGCCCCACCGCGCCGACCAGCGCCCCCACCAATGCCAGCAAGAAGCGCTTGCGCCGCTCTTCGCGCAGTTCTTCGCGCCAGGGAAGCAGGTTGATCCGCGCCATCAGTCGAAACTCCTGAGGGCCAGCCCGCAGGCAATCATCAGGGCTGGCGCATCACTGGCCAGGGCACCGGCATTGACCTTGCTGCTCAAGGCCATGTTCGTAAACGGGTTGGCCACCTGGGTAGGTGTGCCCAGGCGCTGCTCGATCAAACGGTCGAGGCCCGCGACCGAGGCCGTGCCTCCCGCCAGCAGGATGTGGTCCACTGCGCTGTACTGACCTGAAGCGAAGAAAAACTGCAGGGAACGCGACACTTGCTGCACCAGCGCTTCGCGAAACGGTTGCAGCACTTCGCCGAGATAGTCGTCCGGCAGGCCGCCCTGCTTTTTTGCCAGGCCGGCCTGCTCCGGCGTCAGGCCATAACGGCGCTGGATTTCCTCGGTAAGCTGGCGCCCACCGAACAGCTGCTCGCGGGTGTAGATGATGCGCCCGTTGTGCAACACGCTGAGCGTAGTCATCGTGGCTCCGATGTCGATCACCGCCACGGTCAGGCGCTCCTGGGATGCCGCCAGCTGAGTGGCGAGCAGGCCAAACGCGCGCTCCAGCGCGTACGCTTCCACATCGACCACCCGGGCCGTCAGCCCGGCAAGCGCCAGCGCCGCCTCGCGCACCTCGACATTCTCTTTGCGACACGCCGCCAACAGCACCTCGACGCGCTCGGCGCTGCGAGACGATACGCCGACCACCTCGAAATCGATCGCCACTTCGTCCAGTGGATAAGGAATGTACTGGTCGGCCTCGATCTTGAGCTGGTTCTCCATATCGTCATCGGACAGCCCGGCGTCCATCTCGATGGTCTTGGTGATGACCGCCGACCCCGCCACGGCCACCGCCACGTTGCGCAAGGGTGTCCTGGCCTTGGCCAGCACTCGTGAAAGCGCCTGGCCCACCCCTTCCAGCTCGGCAATGTTCTTTTCCACCACGGCATTGGCTGGCAACGGCTCGACAGCGTAGGACTCGACACGCAGACGATCACCCTGACGGCTCAATTCGAGCAGCTTCACCGACGTCGAGCTGATGTCGATCCCCAGAAGCGCATGGGCTTTTTTATTGAAGAGTCGTAGCACTACCAATTCCCTATGACTATCCGTGAGTTACGGACTCTCTAATATGAATTGCGTTCAATCCCCCCGGTCCGACGGACGTCCGGATGGCGTTCCCGACGAAAAAAAATGCTTATAATGCCCAGCGTTTTTTTTCGCTTTGTTGCTGGCATGGGTCCTTCCCTGTACCTGGCGCCTTTTTCATTCTTTGCCTGGATATCCAAAAGCCTTGATTCGTCTGCTGAAATTTTTCGGATGGTCCATCGTCGCGGTTTTCTGCGGACTGCTCCTGGGTCTGAGTGGTGCCTTTCTTTACCTTAGTCCGGGATTGCCGTCCGTGGAGGCGCTGAGAAGTATTCAGTTGCAGATTCCTCTGCGGGTCTACAGCAGCGACAATAAATTGATCGCCGAATTTGGCGAAATGCGCCGCACGCCCATCCGTTTCGCCGACATTCCGCCCAATTTCATCAATGCGTTACTAAGTGCTGAAGACGACAACTTCGCCAATCACTATGGCGTCGATCCGGGCAGCCTGATGCGCGCCGCCAGCCAATTGGTCAAGAGCGGCCACATCCAGTCCGGCGGCAGCACCATCACCATGCAGGTCGCCAAGAACTTCTTCCTGACCAGTGAGCGCAGCTTCTCGCGCAAGACCACCGAGATCCTCCTGGCACTGCAGATCGAGCGGCAACTGACCAAGGATGAAATCCTCGAGCTGTACGTGAACAAGATTTACCTGGGCAACCGCGCCTACGGCATCGAAGCGGCGGCGCAGGTGTATTACGGCAAGTCGATCCGCGATGTGAGCCTGGCGCAGATGGCGATGATCGCCGGCCTGCCCAAGGCACCGTCGCGCTTCAACCCGTTGGCCAACCCGGCACGCAGCAAGGAGCGTCGCGACTGGATCCTGGGACGCATGTACAAGCTCGGCAAGATCAGCGAAGCCGAGTACACCGCCGCGATCAATGAGCCGCTCAACGCCAGTTATCACGTACCGACTCCGGAAGTGAACGCCCCGTACATCGCCGAAATGGCCCGGGCCGAGATGGTCGGGCGCTATGGCAGCGACGCCTACACCGAAGGTTTCCGGGTCACCACCACGGTGCCGAGCAACCTGCAGGAAATGGCCAATACCGCGCTCCACGAAGGCCTGATGACCTACGACCAGCGCCACGGCTACCGTGGGCCGGAATCGCGCCTGC includes:
- a CDS encoding pilus assembly protein PilM, which encodes MLRLFNKKAHALLGIDISSTSVKLLELSRQGDRLRVESYAVEPLPANAVVEKNIAELEGVGQALSRVLAKARTPLRNVAVAVAGSAVITKTIEMDAGLSDDDMENQLKIEADQYIPYPLDEVAIDFEVVGVSSRSAERVEVLLAACRKENVEVREAALALAGLTARVVDVEAYALERAFGLLATQLAASQERLTVAVIDIGATMTTLSVLHNGRIIYTREQLFGGRQLTEEIQRRYGLTPEQAGLAKKQGGLPDDYLGEVLQPFREALVQQVSRSLQFFFASGQYSAVDHILLAGGTASVAGLDRLIEQRLGTPTQVANPFTNMALSSKVNAGALASDAPALMIACGLALRSFD